The sequence GGAGGAACATAACCGCGCGATCGCGCAAGTTGAACGAGAGTTAAGCAATCGTCAACCTCAAGCGGGTAATGAGTTGACCACGGAGTAAACATTCAACACCATGACTTGGAATCGTCACCTACAACCCGATTTAGTGCTAGGGAAGCCCATTTTGTATCTGACCCCGGAGGTGTTACAGCACTACCACCTCAAGGGGCTGATCCTCGATGTAGACGATACTTTGGTGCCTATTAAGTCGGCTCAGGCCTCTAGCGAGTTGCAGGAGTGGATTAAAAACATTCGTTCGGTCGCCAAGCTGTGGCTGGTCAGTAATAATATCAACCAGCCTCGGATTCGGGGAATTGCTGAGGCTTTAGATTTACCTTACATCATGGGGGCGGGCAAGCCCTCGCGGCGCAAGCTCCGACAAGCCGCTCAGGGAATGGATTTGCCCCCTCAACAAATTGCGATGGTTGGCGATCGCCTATTTACTGACGTGCTGGCCGGAAATCGTTTGGGTTTGTTTACTATTCTGGTCGAACCGATGGTTAATCCGGGCGCGGCGGCGAGTTCGAGTCCCCTGAGATCCTTGGAAGTCATGATTTCTCAAGCGTTAGGAGCCTCCCTGACCCCAAAAGAACAAATCTTTACAAATCGTGAATAATCCTGAGCTTTGGAAACATAAAGAAAACATTACGAGATCCGGGAAAACCTCAATTCGGGGGCAAAATAGAAATAGATCAAATGGGGTCAGCGAACATAAAGACCCTAAAAATAAAACCTCATAAATATCTAAGTGAAGCGTCAGCCCTCAATCGATAGAAGGGCTGGCGCTTTACAATTAAGGGAAGTTCAATTGAGATGGCAACCTTTAATCTTATTTCACTTCCCGAACGCCTTGCAATGCCTCAAACCCTTGTTGTCAAAATTGGGACTTCCAGCCTCACGCGTCCAGAAACGGGCAGCTTGGCCTTAGCGACGCTCGCCAGCTTAGTTGAAGTCCTCAGCCAACTCCAACGCCAAGGATACGCCGTCGTCTTAGTATCTTCCGGTGCTGTTGGGGTGGGATGCGCCCGTTTAGGTTTAGTCGAACGCCCCCGCACCATGTCTCGCAAACAGGCGATCGCCGCCGTCGGTCAAGGACGGCTGATGCGCGTGTACGATGACCTGTTTACCTCGCTACAACAACCCATTGCTCAAGTGTTGCTAACGCGGGCCGATCTCATGGAGCGATCGCGCTATCTCAACGCCTACCGCACCTTCACCGAACTGTTCAACCTTGGCGTTATTCCCATCGTTAACGAAAACGATACCGTTGCCACTGACGAACTCAAATTTGGCGATAACGACACCCTCAGCGCTTTGGTAGCCAGCTTAATTGAGGCAGACTGGCTGTTTTTACTCACCGATGTCGATCGCCTGTACTCCGCCGATCCGCGCCAATTCCCCGACGCTCAACCGATCGGCTTAGTGAATAACATCGAGCAACTCGAACAACTCCAAGTCCAAACCGGCGATCGCGGTTCTCAATGGGGAACCGGAGGCATGACGACCAAAATCACCGCCGCCCGCATTGCCACCAACGCTGGCGTTAGGACTGCGATCGCCGAAGGTAAGCGCCCAGAAAATATCCTCAAAATTCTCCAAGGCGAACCCCTCGGCACCCAATTTGAAGCCCAACCGCGCCCTATGAACGCTCGCAAGCGCTGGATCGCCAACGGTCTGATCCCGGCGGGCAAATTAGTCCTAGATGCTGGAGCCGTTGCGGCCATCTGTCAAGCCGGTAAATCCCTATTAGCAGCGGGAATTCTGCAAGTGAGTGGCGAGTTTCAACCCTCTGACGCCGTTCAGCTTTGCGATCCGTTCGGCAAAGAAATTGCCAGAGGTCTTGTCAACTATAGCAGCACCGAACTCAACCAGATTCGCGGCCATCACTCCGATGAAATTCCCGCAATTCTTGGCTATGAAGGCGCAGAAACGGTGATTCACCGCGATAACTTAGTCGTGAGCTAAAAAGACGGTAGCATCTCCGGTGGAGCCAGATCGGAACCGGCAATTCCGCCCGACTGACTCGCCCTTAAACCGGGCTTGCTGCCACTATCGCGTTGAGTGTTAGGGTTTGCAGTTTCTGTGGGGACGATCGGTTCCGCTTCATAACCCACATCGGGCGCGGTTTGGTTCGACAGCCAAGCCAGCCCTCCCACAGCCCCAGCAATTAACGCAGAATAACCCAGATAGAGATGAACCGTATTCAAGTAAAACCCCGACTGATGCGTCGTTGGCGGGTGATACCACGATGGGATCGCCGATCTCACCGGATCGGGTGCGGGTAAATCGGCTAGCAACTGTTGCCCATCAACGCCTAAAACGGCTGAAATGCGGCGAATAAATCCGCGCACGTATACATCTTCAGGTAACTGCTCGACGCGTCCTAATTCCAGCGCTTCAAGCTGGTGAGGGGGAATAAGCGTTTGAGAATGGAGTTGGGCTAAAGAGAGCGATCGCGCTTGACGGGCTTTTCGCAATTGTTCGCCAATTAAGCGCAAGCAGTCTTGACGTTCTTGCTCTGCTTGTTGGACGGCAAGTTCGGTTTTTGAAAGGCGTTTTTGCGGTTTTGAACCCAAAATATCAGGCATTGTGGAAGGCACAACCCTAGTAGTTTGAGGGGCAACGACGGCTGTAGAAGGCTCCTCCTCAATGGCAACCCAAGTGGGCGGAGGGGCAGGTCGATCGGCGATCGCCGGTTGAGAAGATCCGCGATCGCCAACCTCAGCGTTGGCATATTGTTGGGTAAATTCGTGCAGGGCTAGTCGAATCGCTTCTCGACCAATGGCTTTAAATAGCATTTGAGCATTGCTTGCCGTTTCTCCCAGCATTCCGCGCAAACTC comes from Desertifilum tharense IPPAS B-1220 and encodes:
- a CDS encoding YqeG family HAD IIIA-type phosphatase produces the protein MTWNRHLQPDLVLGKPILYLTPEVLQHYHLKGLILDVDDTLVPIKSAQASSELQEWIKNIRSVAKLWLVSNNINQPRIRGIAEALDLPYIMGAGKPSRRKLRQAAQGMDLPPQQIAMVGDRLFTDVLAGNRLGLFTILVEPMVNPGAAASSSPLRSLEVMISQALGASLTPKEQIFTNRE
- the proB gene encoding glutamate 5-kinase; protein product: MPQTLVVKIGTSSLTRPETGSLALATLASLVEVLSQLQRQGYAVVLVSSGAVGVGCARLGLVERPRTMSRKQAIAAVGQGRLMRVYDDLFTSLQQPIAQVLLTRADLMERSRYLNAYRTFTELFNLGVIPIVNENDTVATDELKFGDNDTLSALVASLIEADWLFLLTDVDRLYSADPRQFPDAQPIGLVNNIEQLEQLQVQTGDRGSQWGTGGMTTKITAARIATNAGVRTAIAEGKRPENILKILQGEPLGTQFEAQPRPMNARKRWIANGLIPAGKLVLDAGAVAAICQAGKSLLAAGILQVSGEFQPSDAVQLCDPFGKEIARGLVNYSSTELNQIRGHHSDEIPAILGYEGAETVIHRDNLVVS
- a CDS encoding RodZ family helix-turn-helix domain-containing protein — protein: MVSNSASYLSVAKGATLEALSAEVSAGADSPDLLALLGQIENQLYHSEVYRRCLKSLRGMLGETASNAQMLFKAIGREAIRLALHEFTQQYANAEVGDRGSSQPAIADRPAPPPTWVAIEEEPSTAVVAPQTTRVVPSTMPDILGSKPQKRLSKTELAVQQAEQERQDCLRLIGEQLRKARQARSLSLAQLHSQTLIPPHQLEALELGRVEQLPEDVYVRGFIRRISAVLGVDGQQLLADLPAPDPVRSAIPSWYHPPTTHQSGFYLNTVHLYLGYSALIAGAVGGLAWLSNQTAPDVGYEAEPIVPTETANPNTQRDSGSKPGLRASQSGGIAGSDLAPPEMLPSF